From a single Plutella xylostella chromosome 5, ilPluXylo3.1, whole genome shotgun sequence genomic region:
- the LOC125491373 gene encoding ribonucleoside-diphosphate reductase small chain-like produces the protein MQLQHWNPGELDFARDVDDFKHLPQPLRDLVVKLLAFFAFGDGVVDEVIESVKSKIRIPEVRAFYPAQEESEIVHGQTYGDMLEAFVSPQERDHLLRNIGSIANLDQKLAWVARWTNPRLPLPVLVAAMLLIEQVWFSTAFNIINWFRVINSLPEMVKANEFIIRNENLHGDYAAYLMRRYFNYTENGPLQELVELMIGEAREAELAFIREVTRPLADLEGNCMYAGVQFPVLYDHLGKTIGTVRVQLNGDRGGGGGGIGSGLNLSLLTALGVGKDNFFEYRAPN, from the coding sequence ATGCAATTGCAACACTGGAACCCGGGCGAGCTGGACTTTGCGCGGGACGTGGACGACTTCAAACACCTACCGCAGCCGCTGCGCGACCTGGTCGTCAAGCTGTTGGCCTTTTTCGCATTCGGGGACGGGGTGGTGGACGAGGTGATAGAGTCTGTCAAGTCCAAGATACGGATCCCCGAGGTGCGGGCGTTTTATCCGGCCCAGGAAGAGAGCGAGATTGTGCACGGCCAAACCTACGGAGACATGCTGGAGGCCTTTGTATCGCCGCAAGAACGTGACCATTTGTTGCGCAACATTGGATCAATCGCCAACTTGGACCAAAAGCTGGCCTGGGTGGCGCGCTGGACCAACCCCCGACTACCACTACCCGTCTTGGTCGCGGCCATGCTTCTCATCGAGCAGGTCTGGTTCAGCACCGCGTTCAACATAATCAATTGGTTCCGAGTGATCAACTCGCTGCCCGAAATGGTAAAGGCCAACGAATTTATCATTAGGAATGAAAACTTGCACGGAGACTATGCCGCCTACCTCATGCGCAGGTACTTCAACTATACAGAGAATGGGCCCCTGCAGGAGCTGGTTGAGCTGATGATTGGGGAGGCGCGCGAAGCCGAGCTCGCCTTTATTCGCGAGGTTACGAGACCGTTGGCCGACCTGGAGGGCAATTGCATGTACGCGGGGGTTCAGTTTCCAGTGCTGTACGACCACCTTGGGAAAACTATTGGGACCGTGCGGGTGCAATTGAATGGCGaccgtggcggcggcggcggcggaatTGGATCCGGCCTGAACTTGTCCCTTCTCACGGCCCTCGGCGTGGGCAAGGACAACTTTTTCGAGTACCGTGCGCCCAACTAG